The following coding sequences are from one Hippopotamus amphibius kiboko isolate mHipAmp2 chromosome 9, mHipAmp2.hap2, whole genome shotgun sequence window:
- the MARF1 gene encoding meiosis regulator and mRNA stability factor 1 isoform X1, whose protein sequence is MMEGNGTENSYSRTPGWPQQDNDAKPWLWKFSNCFSRPEQTLPLSPQTKDYMENKKVAVELKDVPSPLHAGSKLFPAVPLPDIHSLQQPKIQLSAVPKVSCCAHCTNDPSTSPMRFGGGGGGGGGTGSLIAPGALLDSQGTRTITCQVGSGFAFQSASSLQNVSARSNLAGVASDFPSMCLESNLSSCKHLPCCGKLHLQSCPGSVHQLHQFPALQGCTSTGYFPCSDFTSGAPGHLEEHISQSELTPHLCTNSLHLNVVPPVCLKGSLYCEDCLNKPARNSIIDAAKVWPNIPPPNTQTAPVTIPLCNGCGTKGTGKETTLLLATSLGKAASKFGSPEVALAGQVLENLPPIGVFWDIENCSVPSGRSATAVVQRIREKFFKGHREAEFICVCDISKENKEVIQELNNCQVTVAHINATAKNAADDKLRQSLRRFANTHTAPATVVLVSTDVNFALELSDLRHRHGFHIILVHKNQASEALLHHANELIRFEEFISDLPPRLPLKMPCQTLLYVYNLPANKDGKSISNRLRRLSDNCGGKVLNITGCRAILRFINRDSAERALKRMENEDVFGNRIIVSFTPKSGELCETKSSSATADKAKSPKKLKNPKLCLIKDTSEPSSSAKAAPGKGSQANSGSATRNTNVKSLQELCRLESKTGPRGSEPQQGHPRPAAPPHRSASAAAPAPKTSGAAEPVYKTNPKKENLSARSVTSSPAEKKDKEETLFQVSYPSAFSKLIASRQVGPLLTAQSWTSRRSMSPNLLNRASPLAFNAANSSVGADCPEPFANGADIQISNLDYRLSRKELQQLMLEVFSRHGKVRSVELSPHTDYQLRAVVQMENLQEAISAVNGLHRYKIGSKKILVSLATGAANKSLSLLSAETMSILQDAPACCLPLFKFTDIYEKKFGHRLNVSDLYKLTDTVAVREQGNGRLVCLLPSSQARQSPLGSSQSHDGSSTNCSPIIFEELEYHEPVCRQHCPNKDFSEHEFDPDSYKVPFVILSLKTFAPQVHSLLQTHEGTVPLLSFPDCYAAEFGELEVVQENQGGGVPLEHLITCVPGVNIATAQNGVKVVKWIHNKPPPPNTDPWLLRSKSPVGNPQLIQFSREVIDLLKSQPSCVLPMSNFIPAYHHHFAKQCRVSDYGYSKLIELLEAVPHVLQILGMGSKRLLTLTHRAQVKRFTQDLLKLLKSQASKQVIVREFAQAYHWCFSKDWDVTEYGVCELIDIISEIPDTTICLSQQENEMVICIPKRERTQDEIERTKQFSKDVVDLLRHQPHFRMPFNKFIPSYHHHFGRQCKLAYYGFTKLLELFEAIPDILQVLECGEEKILTLTEVERFKALAAQFVKLLRSQKDNCLMMTDLLTEYAKTFGYTFRLQDYDVSSVSALTQKLCHVVKVADVESGKQIQLINRKSLRTLTAQLLVLLMSWEGAAHLSVDELKRHYETTHSTPLNPCEYGFMTLTELLKSLPYLVEVFTNDETEECVKLTSLYLFAKNVRSLLHTYHYQQLFLHEFSTAYTKYVGETLQPKAYGYSSVEELLGAIPQVVWIKGHGHKRIVVLKNDMKSRVSSLGLPPASLETRPSATECILEVPESRTASELKLGVGGDGPHPAEQELLRLSSDSPVDLLCAPVPSCLPSPQLRPDPVILQAADLIQFEERPQEPSEFMILNQEEKIEIPIPIKNENLPSDSSSSSVPAVVPVPPCLSTETPESLLSKDSVESPAKKQPKNRVKLAANFSFAPITKL, encoded by the exons ATGATGGAAGGAAACGGAACTGAGAACTCCTACAGTAGAACACCTGGATGGCCTCAACAAGATAACGATGCTAAGCCATGGCTTTGGAAATTCTCTAATTGCTTTTCTCGTCCTGAGCAAACGTTGCCGCTTAGTCCCCAAACG aaagaTTACATGGAGAACAAGAAAGTTGCTGTGGAATTAAAGGACGTACCATCTCCCCTTCATGCTGGCTCTAAACTTttcccagcagtcccacttccaGATATCCATTCTCTTCAGCAACCTAAAATACAGCTTTCAGCTGTCCCCAAAGTAAGCTGCTGTGCCCATTGCACTAATGACCCCTCCACTTCACCCATGCGTtttggtggtggcggtggtggtggcggAGGGACTGGTAGCTTGATTGCCCCAGGCGCACTGTTAGACTCGCAAGGCACCAGGACAATCACGTGTCAGGTAGGGTCAGGGTTTGCTTTCCAGTCTGCATCTTCACTTCAGAATGTCTCAGCTAGGAGCAATTTGGCCGGCGTTGCAAGTGACTTTCCCAGCATGTGTCTAGAAAGTAATCTCTCTTCCTGCAAACACCTGCCCTGTTGTGGAAAGCTCCATTTGCAGTCATGTCCTGGTAGTGTGCACCAGCTTCATCAGTTTCCAGCGCTCCAGGGCTGCACCTCCACGGGCTATTTCCCCTGTTCTGATTTCACAAGCGGGGCTCCCGGGCACTTGGAAGAGCACATTTCACAGTCGGAGCTAACGCCTCACTTATGCACCAACTCTTTGCACCTAAATGTGGTACCTCCGGTTTGTTTAAAGGGCTCACTTTACTGCGAAGACTGCCTCAACAAg ccgGCAAGAAATAGTATAATTGATGCTGCTAAAGTCTGGCCAAATATACCACCTCCAAATACTCAAACTGCACCTGTTACTATTCCTCTGTGTAATGGCTGTGGAACCAAAGGAACAGGGAAGGAGACCACGTTGTTATTGGCGACCAGTCTAGGCAAAGCTGCTTCGAAATTTG GATCACCAGAAGTTGCACTAGCCGGACAGGTGCTAGAAAACTTACCCCCCATTGGAGTTTTTTGGGATATCGAAAACTGCTCTGTCCCCTCTGGCCGTTCAGCTACTGCAGTTGTACAGAGAATTCgtgaaaagttttttaaaggcCACAGAGAAGCAgaattcatttgtgtgtgtgacatcagtaaagaaaacaaagaagttaTTCAAGAGCTGAATAATTGCCag GTAACCGTTGCCCACATCAATGCTACTGCAAAGAACGCTGCTGACGACAAGCTGCGCCAGAGCCTCCGAAGGTTCGCAAATACTCACACCGCTCCCGCCACCGTGGTTCTTGTGTCTA CTGATGTCAATTTCGCATTGGAACTTAGTGACCTGAGACACAGACATGGTTTCCACATAATTTTGGTCCATAAAAACCAGGCCTCAGAAGCACTGCTGCATCACGCTAACGAGCTGATCAGATTTGAAGAATTCATTTCCGACCTGCCCCCCAGGTTACCACTAAAAATGCCA TGCCAGACTCTGCTCTATGTGTATAACCTGCCAGCAAATAAAGACGGCAAGAGCATCAGCAACAGGCTCAGACGCCTGTCCGATAATTGTGGCGGGAAAGTGCTGAACATCACGGGCTGCAGAGCAATTCTCCGCTTCATAAACCGAGATAGTGCAGAGCGGGCTCTGAAGCGAATGGAAAATGAAGACGTCTTTGGTAATAGGATCATCGTGTCATTTACTCCAAAAAGTGGAGAACTCTGTGAAACAAAAAGTTCAAGTGCAACTGCTGATAAAGCAAAGTCTCCCAAAAAACTTAAGAATCCAAAATTGTGCCTCATCAAAGATACAAGTGAACCATCTTCCAGTGCCAAAGCTGCACCTGGAAAAGGGTCGCAGGCAAATTCTGGATCTGCTACCAGAAATACCAATGTTAAAAGTTTACAG GAGCTGTGCCGCCTGGAGTCAAAGACTGGCCCTCGAGGCAGTGAGCCCCAGCAGGGCCACCCAAGGCCGGCCGCTCCTCCTCACAGGAGCGCAAGCGCCGCGGCGCCCGCACCTAAGACCTCGGGGGCAGCGGAACCCGTTTACAAGACCAATCCGAA AAAAGAGAACCTCAGCGCCCGCAGTGTCACCAGTTCTCCtgcagagaaaaaagataaagaggaGACTCTGTTCCAAGTGAGTTACCCGTCTGCTTTTAGCAAGCTGATCGCATCCAGGCAAGTGGGTCCTCTGCTCACGGCTCAGTCTTGGACTTCTCG CAGGAGTATGTCTCCAAACCTCTTAAACAGAGCATCCCCACTTGCTTTCAATGCTGCAAATTCGAGCGTTGGTGCCGATTGCCCAGAGCCCTTTGCGAATGGTGCTGACATCCAGATCAGCAACCTAGACTACAGGTTGTCCCGGAAGGAGCTGCAGCAGCTCATGCTGGAGGTGTTTTCCAGGCACGGCAAG GTGAGGAGTGTCGAGCTCAGCCCCCACACAGATTATCAGCTCAGAGCTGTGGTTCAGATGGAAAACTTACAAGAAGCAATCAGTGCGGTGAATGGCCTCCACAGATACAAAATTGGCAGCAAGAAGATCCTGGTCTCACTTGCCACAGGAGCTGCTAATAAATCACTCTCTTTACTGAG CGCAGAAACAATGTCTATTCTTCAGGATGCTCCCGCCTGTTGTCTGcctctttttaaatttacagatATCTATGAAAAAAA GTTTGGACACAGGTTGAATGTGTCAGATTTGTATAAACTAACAGACACGGTCGCAGTCCGTGAACAAGGAAATGGCAGACTGGTGTGTCTCTTACCCAGCAGTCAGGCCCGCCAGAGCCCCTTGGGGTCTTCCCAATCACATGACGGGTCCTCAACAAACTGCAGCCCAATTATATTTGAAGAATTAGAATATCATGAGCCTGTCTGCAGGCAGCACTGTCCCAATAAGGATTTCAG TGAACATGAATTTGATCCAGACTCTTACAAGGTTCCTTTTGTGATTCTCTCTCTGAAGACGTTCGCGCCCCAGGTTCATAGTCTTCTGCAGACACACGAGGGCACCGTGCCTTTATTAAG TTTTCCAGATTGTTATGCCGCAGAGTTTGGTGAACTAGAAGTAGTGCAGGAAAACCAAGGTGGGGGCGTTCCCTTGGAACACCTCATCACCTGCGTGCCAGGTGTGAACATCGCCACTGCACAGAATGGCGTCAAAGTAGTGAAGTGGATTCACAACAagcccccacctccaaacacag ATCCTTGGCTTCTGCGTTCTAAAAGTCCTGTGGGTAACCCCCAGCTGATCCAGTTCAGTAGAGAAGTGATCGACTTACTGAAGAGCCAGCCGTCCTGTGTCCTACCGATGAGTAATTTCATCCCAGCGTACCACCACCATTTCGCAAAGCAGTGCCGGGTATCAGACTACGGATATTCCAAGCTGATTGAACTGTTAGAAGCAGTGCCTCACGTGTTGCAG ATTCTGGGAATGGGCTCCAAACGTTTGCTGACCCTTACCCACAGGGCCCAGGTGAAGCGTTTTACTCAGGATTTACTAAAACTTCTCAAATCCCAGGCCAGCAAACAAGTTATTGTGAGAGAGTTCGCACAGGCTTATCACTG GTGTTTCTCAAAGGACTGGGATGTCACCGAATATGGTGTTTGTGAGTTGATTGATATCATATCAGAGATTCCAGACACAACCATCTGCTTGTCCCAACAAGAGAACGAGATGGTGATTTGTATCCCCAAAAGAG aacgtACCCAGGATGAAATAGAAAGGACAAAACAGTTCTCCAAGGATGTTGTAGATCTGCTGCGGCACCAGCCCCATTTCCGGATGCCCTTTAATAAATTCATCCCCTCTTACCATCACCACTTTGGCCGGCAGTGCAAACTCGCATACTATGGGTTTACCAAACTACTTGAACTTTTTGAAGCCATACCTGATATTTTACAA GTATTGGAATGCGGAGAAGAAAAAATCCTCACTTTGACAGAGGTCGAACGGTTCAAAGCTCTAGCTGCCCAGTTTGTTAAACTCCTTCGGTCCCAAAAAGATAACTGCCTTATGATGACAGACCTGCTTACAGAGTATGCGAAGACTTTTGGTTACACATTTCGTCTCCAAGACTACGATGTCAGTTCAGTTTCAGCTTTAACACAGAAGCTCTGCCATGTTGTAAAG GTTGCTGACGTGGAGTCTGGCAAACAGATCCAGCTGATCAACCGCAAGTCCCTGCGCACCCTCACTGCCCAGCTGCTGGTGTTGCTGATGTCTTGGGAGGGAGCCGCCCATCTTTCTGTTGATGAGCTCAAGAGACActatgaaaccacacacagcactCCTCTCAACCCCTGTGAATATGGGTTCATGACCTTGACCGAGCTTCTGAAGAGTCTGCCTTACTTAGTTGAG GTTTTTACTAATGATGAGACGGAGGAGTGTGTGAAGCTCACCAGTCTGTATTTGTTTGCCAAGAATGTGCGGTCTTTGCTTCATACTTACCACTACCAGCAGCTTTTCCTTCATGAATTTTCCACGGCCTATACCAAGTATGTCGGAGAAACACTGCAACCCAAGGCGTACGGCTACAGTAGCGTGGAGGAGCTCTTGGGAGCGATCCCACAG GTGGTCTGGATAAAAGGACATGGTCATAAGAGAATTGTAGTATTAAAAAATGACATGAAAA gtcGTGTGAGTTCACTTGGTCTCCCCCCTGCCAGTCTTGAAACCCGGCCCTCAGCTACTGAGTGCATCCTGGAGGTGCCCGAATCTCGCACAGCCTCGGAACTCAAACTCGGAGTGGGTGGTGATG GGCCCCACCCCGCGGAGCAGGAGCTCCTCCGCCTGAGCAGCGACTCCCCTGTGGACCTGCTGTGCGCGCCCGTGCCTTCCTGCCTGCCGTCCCCTCAGCTGAGACCTGACCCCGTCATCCTCCAGGCTGCTGATCTCATTCAGTTCGAGGAGCGCCCACAGGAGCCTTCTG AATTTATGATTTTAAaccaagaagagaaaattgaaattCCAATACCAATAAAGAACGAAAACCTGCCCTCTGATTCCAGCTCATCCAGCGTCCCAGCAGTTGTCCCGGTGCCTCCCTGCCTCTCCACGGAAACCCCGGAGTCGCTGCTCAGCAAGGACTCTGTGGAAAGCCCAGCCAAAAAGCAACccaaaaatagagtaaaattgGCAGCCAACTTTTCCTTTGCACCTATAACCAAGCTTTGA
- the MARF1 gene encoding meiosis regulator and mRNA stability factor 1 isoform X8, whose amino-acid sequence MMEGNGTENSYSRTPGWPQQDNDAKPWLWKFSNCFSRPEQTLPLSPQTKDYMENKKVAVELKDVPSPLHAGSKLFPAVPLPDIHSLQQPKIQLSAVPKGSLYCEDCLNKPARNSIIDAAKVWPNIPPPNTQTAPVTIPLCNGCGTKGTGKETTLLLATSLGKAASKFGSPEVALAGQVLENLPPIGVFWDIENCSVPSGRSATAVVQRIREKFFKGHREAEFICVCDISKENKEVIQELNNCQVTVAHINATAKNAADDKLRQSLRRFANTHTAPATVVLVSTDVNFALELSDLRHRHGFHIILVHKNQASEALLHHANELIRFEEFISDLPPRLPLKMPCQTLLYVYNLPANKDGKSISNRLRRLSDNCGGKVLNITGCRAILRFINRDSAERALKRMENEDVFGNRIIVSFTPKSGELCETKSSSATADKAKSPKKLKNPKLCLIKDTSEPSSSAKAAPGKGSQANSGSATRNTNVKSLQELCRLESKTGPRGSEPQQGHPRPAAPPHRSASAAAPAPKTSGAAEPVYKTNPKKENLSARSVTSSPAEKKDKEETLFQVSYPSAFSKLIASRQVGPLLTAQSWTSRRSMSPNLLNRASPLAFNAANSSVGADCPEPFANGADIQISNLDYRLSRKELQQLMLEVFSRHGKVRSVELSPHTDYQLRAVVQMENLQEAISAVNGLHRYKIGSKKILVSLATGAANKSLSLLSAETMSILQDAPACCLPLFKFTDIYEKKFGHRLNVSDLYKLTDTVAVREQGNGRLVCLLPSSQARQSPLGSSQSHDGSSTNCSPIIFEELEYHEPVCRQHCPNKDFSEHEFDPDSYKVPFVILSLKTFAPQVHSLLQTHEGTVPLLSFPDCYAAEFGELEVVQENQGGGVPLEHLITCVPGVNIATAQNGVKVVKWIHNKPPPPNTDPWLLRSKSPVGNPQLIQFSREVIDLLKSQPSCVLPMSNFIPAYHHHFAKQCRVSDYGYSKLIELLEAVPHVLQILGMGSKRLLTLTHRAQVKRFTQDLLKLLKSQASKQVIVREFAQAYHWCFSKDWDVTEYGVCELIDIISEIPDTTICLSQQENEMVICIPKRERTQDEIERTKQFSKDVVDLLRHQPHFRMPFNKFIPSYHHHFGRQCKLAYYGFTKLLELFEAIPDILQVLECGEEKILTLTEVERFKALAAQFVKLLRSQKDNCLMMTDLLTEYAKTFGYTFRLQDYDVSSVSALTQKLCHVVKVADVESGKQIQLINRKSLRTLTAQLLVLLMSWEGAAHLSVDELKRHYETTHSTPLNPCEYGFMTLTELLKSLPYLVEVFTNDETEECVKLTSLYLFAKNVRSLLHTYHYQQLFLHEFSTAYTKYVGETLQPKAYGYSSVEELLGAIPQVVWIKGHGHKRIVVLKNDMKSRVSSLGLPPASLETRPSATECILEVPESRTASELKLGVGGDGPHPAEQELLRLSSDSPVDLLCAPVPSCLPSPQLRPDPVILQAADLIQFEERPQEPSEFMILNQEEKIEIPIPIKNENLPSDSSSSSVPAVVPVPPCLSTETPESLLSKDSVESPAKKQPKNRVKLAANFSFAPITKL is encoded by the exons ATGATGGAAGGAAACGGAACTGAGAACTCCTACAGTAGAACACCTGGATGGCCTCAACAAGATAACGATGCTAAGCCATGGCTTTGGAAATTCTCTAATTGCTTTTCTCGTCCTGAGCAAACGTTGCCGCTTAGTCCCCAAACG aaagaTTACATGGAGAACAAGAAAGTTGCTGTGGAATTAAAGGACGTACCATCTCCCCTTCATGCTGGCTCTAAACTTttcccagcagtcccacttccaGATATCCATTCTCTTCAGCAACCTAAAATACAGCTTTCAGCTGTCCCCAAA GGCTCACTTTACTGCGAAGACTGCCTCAACAAg ccgGCAAGAAATAGTATAATTGATGCTGCTAAAGTCTGGCCAAATATACCACCTCCAAATACTCAAACTGCACCTGTTACTATTCCTCTGTGTAATGGCTGTGGAACCAAAGGAACAGGGAAGGAGACCACGTTGTTATTGGCGACCAGTCTAGGCAAAGCTGCTTCGAAATTTG GATCACCAGAAGTTGCACTAGCCGGACAGGTGCTAGAAAACTTACCCCCCATTGGAGTTTTTTGGGATATCGAAAACTGCTCTGTCCCCTCTGGCCGTTCAGCTACTGCAGTTGTACAGAGAATTCgtgaaaagttttttaaaggcCACAGAGAAGCAgaattcatttgtgtgtgtgacatcagtaaagaaaacaaagaagttaTTCAAGAGCTGAATAATTGCCag GTAACCGTTGCCCACATCAATGCTACTGCAAAGAACGCTGCTGACGACAAGCTGCGCCAGAGCCTCCGAAGGTTCGCAAATACTCACACCGCTCCCGCCACCGTGGTTCTTGTGTCTA CTGATGTCAATTTCGCATTGGAACTTAGTGACCTGAGACACAGACATGGTTTCCACATAATTTTGGTCCATAAAAACCAGGCCTCAGAAGCACTGCTGCATCACGCTAACGAGCTGATCAGATTTGAAGAATTCATTTCCGACCTGCCCCCCAGGTTACCACTAAAAATGCCA TGCCAGACTCTGCTCTATGTGTATAACCTGCCAGCAAATAAAGACGGCAAGAGCATCAGCAACAGGCTCAGACGCCTGTCCGATAATTGTGGCGGGAAAGTGCTGAACATCACGGGCTGCAGAGCAATTCTCCGCTTCATAAACCGAGATAGTGCAGAGCGGGCTCTGAAGCGAATGGAAAATGAAGACGTCTTTGGTAATAGGATCATCGTGTCATTTACTCCAAAAAGTGGAGAACTCTGTGAAACAAAAAGTTCAAGTGCAACTGCTGATAAAGCAAAGTCTCCCAAAAAACTTAAGAATCCAAAATTGTGCCTCATCAAAGATACAAGTGAACCATCTTCCAGTGCCAAAGCTGCACCTGGAAAAGGGTCGCAGGCAAATTCTGGATCTGCTACCAGAAATACCAATGTTAAAAGTTTACAG GAGCTGTGCCGCCTGGAGTCAAAGACTGGCCCTCGAGGCAGTGAGCCCCAGCAGGGCCACCCAAGGCCGGCCGCTCCTCCTCACAGGAGCGCAAGCGCCGCGGCGCCCGCACCTAAGACCTCGGGGGCAGCGGAACCCGTTTACAAGACCAATCCGAA AAAAGAGAACCTCAGCGCCCGCAGTGTCACCAGTTCTCCtgcagagaaaaaagataaagaggaGACTCTGTTCCAAGTGAGTTACCCGTCTGCTTTTAGCAAGCTGATCGCATCCAGGCAAGTGGGTCCTCTGCTCACGGCTCAGTCTTGGACTTCTCG CAGGAGTATGTCTCCAAACCTCTTAAACAGAGCATCCCCACTTGCTTTCAATGCTGCAAATTCGAGCGTTGGTGCCGATTGCCCAGAGCCCTTTGCGAATGGTGCTGACATCCAGATCAGCAACCTAGACTACAGGTTGTCCCGGAAGGAGCTGCAGCAGCTCATGCTGGAGGTGTTTTCCAGGCACGGCAAG GTGAGGAGTGTCGAGCTCAGCCCCCACACAGATTATCAGCTCAGAGCTGTGGTTCAGATGGAAAACTTACAAGAAGCAATCAGTGCGGTGAATGGCCTCCACAGATACAAAATTGGCAGCAAGAAGATCCTGGTCTCACTTGCCACAGGAGCTGCTAATAAATCACTCTCTTTACTGAG CGCAGAAACAATGTCTATTCTTCAGGATGCTCCCGCCTGTTGTCTGcctctttttaaatttacagatATCTATGAAAAAAA GTTTGGACACAGGTTGAATGTGTCAGATTTGTATAAACTAACAGACACGGTCGCAGTCCGTGAACAAGGAAATGGCAGACTGGTGTGTCTCTTACCCAGCAGTCAGGCCCGCCAGAGCCCCTTGGGGTCTTCCCAATCACATGACGGGTCCTCAACAAACTGCAGCCCAATTATATTTGAAGAATTAGAATATCATGAGCCTGTCTGCAGGCAGCACTGTCCCAATAAGGATTTCAG TGAACATGAATTTGATCCAGACTCTTACAAGGTTCCTTTTGTGATTCTCTCTCTGAAGACGTTCGCGCCCCAGGTTCATAGTCTTCTGCAGACACACGAGGGCACCGTGCCTTTATTAAG TTTTCCAGATTGTTATGCCGCAGAGTTTGGTGAACTAGAAGTAGTGCAGGAAAACCAAGGTGGGGGCGTTCCCTTGGAACACCTCATCACCTGCGTGCCAGGTGTGAACATCGCCACTGCACAGAATGGCGTCAAAGTAGTGAAGTGGATTCACAACAagcccccacctccaaacacag ATCCTTGGCTTCTGCGTTCTAAAAGTCCTGTGGGTAACCCCCAGCTGATCCAGTTCAGTAGAGAAGTGATCGACTTACTGAAGAGCCAGCCGTCCTGTGTCCTACCGATGAGTAATTTCATCCCAGCGTACCACCACCATTTCGCAAAGCAGTGCCGGGTATCAGACTACGGATATTCCAAGCTGATTGAACTGTTAGAAGCAGTGCCTCACGTGTTGCAG ATTCTGGGAATGGGCTCCAAACGTTTGCTGACCCTTACCCACAGGGCCCAGGTGAAGCGTTTTACTCAGGATTTACTAAAACTTCTCAAATCCCAGGCCAGCAAACAAGTTATTGTGAGAGAGTTCGCACAGGCTTATCACTG GTGTTTCTCAAAGGACTGGGATGTCACCGAATATGGTGTTTGTGAGTTGATTGATATCATATCAGAGATTCCAGACACAACCATCTGCTTGTCCCAACAAGAGAACGAGATGGTGATTTGTATCCCCAAAAGAG aacgtACCCAGGATGAAATAGAAAGGACAAAACAGTTCTCCAAGGATGTTGTAGATCTGCTGCGGCACCAGCCCCATTTCCGGATGCCCTTTAATAAATTCATCCCCTCTTACCATCACCACTTTGGCCGGCAGTGCAAACTCGCATACTATGGGTTTACCAAACTACTTGAACTTTTTGAAGCCATACCTGATATTTTACAA GTATTGGAATGCGGAGAAGAAAAAATCCTCACTTTGACAGAGGTCGAACGGTTCAAAGCTCTAGCTGCCCAGTTTGTTAAACTCCTTCGGTCCCAAAAAGATAACTGCCTTATGATGACAGACCTGCTTACAGAGTATGCGAAGACTTTTGGTTACACATTTCGTCTCCAAGACTACGATGTCAGTTCAGTTTCAGCTTTAACACAGAAGCTCTGCCATGTTGTAAAG GTTGCTGACGTGGAGTCTGGCAAACAGATCCAGCTGATCAACCGCAAGTCCCTGCGCACCCTCACTGCCCAGCTGCTGGTGTTGCTGATGTCTTGGGAGGGAGCCGCCCATCTTTCTGTTGATGAGCTCAAGAGACActatgaaaccacacacagcactCCTCTCAACCCCTGTGAATATGGGTTCATGACCTTGACCGAGCTTCTGAAGAGTCTGCCTTACTTAGTTGAG GTTTTTACTAATGATGAGACGGAGGAGTGTGTGAAGCTCACCAGTCTGTATTTGTTTGCCAAGAATGTGCGGTCTTTGCTTCATACTTACCACTACCAGCAGCTTTTCCTTCATGAATTTTCCACGGCCTATACCAAGTATGTCGGAGAAACACTGCAACCCAAGGCGTACGGCTACAGTAGCGTGGAGGAGCTCTTGGGAGCGATCCCACAG GTGGTCTGGATAAAAGGACATGGTCATAAGAGAATTGTAGTATTAAAAAATGACATGAAAA gtcGTGTGAGTTCACTTGGTCTCCCCCCTGCCAGTCTTGAAACCCGGCCCTCAGCTACTGAGTGCATCCTGGAGGTGCCCGAATCTCGCACAGCCTCGGAACTCAAACTCGGAGTGGGTGGTGATG GGCCCCACCCCGCGGAGCAGGAGCTCCTCCGCCTGAGCAGCGACTCCCCTGTGGACCTGCTGTGCGCGCCCGTGCCTTCCTGCCTGCCGTCCCCTCAGCTGAGACCTGACCCCGTCATCCTCCAGGCTGCTGATCTCATTCAGTTCGAGGAGCGCCCACAGGAGCCTTCTG AATTTATGATTTTAAaccaagaagagaaaattgaaattCCAATACCAATAAAGAACGAAAACCTGCCCTCTGATTCCAGCTCATCCAGCGTCCCAGCAGTTGTCCCGGTGCCTCCCTGCCTCTCCACGGAAACCCCGGAGTCGCTGCTCAGCAAGGACTCTGTGGAAAGCCCAGCCAAAAAGCAACccaaaaatagagtaaaattgGCAGCCAACTTTTCCTTTGCACCTATAACCAAGCTTTGA